Within the Kribbella aluminosa genome, the region GGTGTGCTCCTCGACGCGACGCCGTTGACGCCGGGGCAGACGCGACGGTTGTGTTCCGGGACGCTTCGGCACTTCGTCGATCACGGTGTGCCGGACGAGCGCGGTCTGCTGACGCTGGGCTGGCATCACCACTTCCTACCGGCGACGCAGCCGTACTCCGGTCCCGCGTCGCCGTACTGGGCCTCGAAGGGATTCCTCGGGTTGCTGCTTCCGCCCGACCACGAGGTGTGGACCGCGCCGGAGTCCGCGTTGCCGCTCGACGAACGGGATCAGGTGCGCGCGATGCCGGCACCCGGGTTTCTGATCCAGGCAACGAAACACGACGGCATCGTCCGCCTCCTCAACCACGGCAGCGACCACGGCGGCGAAGGCGACCCGCACTACAACCGCCTCGCCTACTCGACCCGCACCGCCCCGGAGCTGGGCGAGGAGATTGTCGACAATCAGATTGTCCTCGGCACGCACGGTCCACGAAGGCGGATCCGGCGGCGGACCGTGGAGGGGAGTTCCGCAGCGTCGTGGTGGGAGGCCGGTGAGGCGCGGGTCGAGGTGGTGTCGGTGGTGCACGGGCGCATCGAGGTCCGGTGTGCGCTGGTGGACGGGCCGGCGGGCGTGGTACGGCACGGTGGGTACGCCGTCGCCGGAGCCGACCGTCCGGAGGCGGAAGCGGTAGTGGGAGCGGAAGCGGAAGCGGTAGTGGGAGCGGAAGCGGAAGCGGAAGCGGGAGGGGGAGCGGCAGCGGGGGCGGAGGCGGGGGCGGAGGCGGGACCGGAGGCGGAGGCGGGACCGGAAGCGGAGGCGGAGCCGGAAGCGGGACCGGAGGCGGAAGCGGGAGCGGAAGCGAGAGCGGCGGACGGCGCCTTGCGCGGGGCGGGGGTAGGACGGCCGTGGGCGCAGGTTACCCGGGTGGACCGGCTGAGCTCGGTGGTTGTCGGGTTGTCGGGTTACGAGCGGGCGGGCGTACGGCGGGGGCTTGATTCGAATGCGTTCGGGCCGCACTCGGCGACGCCGTACCTGGAAGCGGAGTACGACGGAAAAGGTCCCCGGGTGCTGGTCGCGGCGGTGGTACTGTCCGGCGACACGGTCTGGGCGCGGCAGTTGGGTGAGAGCATCGGCGTGACGGTGCGCGGGTCGCGGGTGATCGTGCGGTTCGCGGACGGTAGGCGGGCCGCGGTACAGCTGGGCGAGGAGGTGGACGATGGCGGCGGAGCCACCGCGGACGCGGGCGCGCCGGCGTGATCCGGAGGCGGCGCGGACCATCCGCGACGTCGCCGACCGGGCCGGGGTCTCCACCGCGACCGTCTCTCGTGTTGTCAACGGCAACTATCCGGTCGCGGCCGGGACCCGGACCGCGGTGCAGCGCGCGATGCGGGAGCTCGGGTACGTCGCGAACGCGCACGCCCGGGCACTGGCCGGGTCCACCACCCGGGTGGTCGGGATCGTGGTCAGCGAGATCGTCGACCCGTTCTTCGCCTACATCGCCCGCGGGGTGCAGTCCGAGGCGCTGTCGTCCGGCCGGCTCTGCCTGGTCTGCTCGACGCAGGGCGGTGATTCCGCCGAGCTGCGGTTCGTCGACCTGCTGCTCGAGCAGCGCGCGGACGCGGTGATCCTGGTCGGCGGTGCGGTCGAGGACCAGGAGTACTTCGCCACCATCGGACAACGCGCGCAGCAACTGGCGAAGAACGGTTCCAGCCTGGTGCTCTGCGGGCGGCCGGGCCTGGAGTCCGGCGTACCGGCGTACGCCGTGGACTACGACAACTCCGGCGGCGCCGCGGCGATCACCGACCATCTGCTGAGCGCCGGGCACACGAGGATCCTGTACCTCGGCGGCCCGACGACGCTGTCCACGACGACGGCCCGGGTCCGCGGTTTCCGGCAGGCGTACGCCGCCCGCAAGCTCGACCACGATCCCGCACTGGTCCGTACCGGCGCCTTCGGCCGCCAGTGGGGTCACGACCAGACGCTCCGCGCTCTCGACGAGGGCCTCGACTTCACCGCCGTCTTCGCCGCCAACGACATCGTCGCGGCCGGTGTGTACGCCGCCCTCCGGGAACGCGGCCTGAGCATCCCGGGCGACGTCTCGGTGGTCGGGTACGACGACGTACCGGTCGCGGTCGAGCTGCAACCGGCGCTGACCACCGTCCGGGTCCCGCTCGAGGAGCTCGGCCGTGCAGCGGTCCGGGCCGGCATCGCCGGTCAGCAGCCGAGCGCGGACCCGTTCGCGCACCAGCAGCAGGTGACCACGCTCGGCACCGTCGTCGTGGTCCGCGACTCGGTCGGGCCACCGCGCTCCCGCTGATCACTCAGTGTTGACGCACGGTGACGAAACGGCACTTGACATATCCGGTGCCGAGGTTTGAGACTCAGCTCACTTTCGCGATCCGAGAGCGCTCTCAAACCCGTCCAGTTCCAGGGAGCAACCCCATGGGGCCCAGTGCCCGCTATCGCCCCGTAGCCGGCCTGCTCGCCGTTACGGTCATGCTGCTCGTCACCGCCTGTGCCGGCAGTTCCGGCGCACCCCAGGCCGCCGACGCCCCGAAGATCGAGCTCACCGTCGCGACCTTCAACGAGTTCGGGTACGCCGACCTGTACGCCGAGTACGAGGCCCAGCACCCGAACATCACGATCGTCGAGCAGCACGCGAAGACCGTCGACGACCACGTGAAGAACCTGGACGCGAACCTGGCCCGCGGTACCGGGCTGGCCGACATCGAGGCGATGGAGGTCAGCTGGATCTACAAGTACCTGGCCAAGGCGGACAAGTTCGCCGACCTGCGCAAGTACGGCGCGGACGATCTGAAGGACCGCTGGCTGGGCTGGAAACTCGACGGTGCCACCACCACCGACGGGAAGGTCATCGGCTACGGCACGGACATCGGCCCGGAGGCGATCTGCTACCGCCGCGACCTGTTCGCGAAGGCCGGGCTGCCGACCGACCGGGCGCAGGTCGCGAAGCTGTTCGAGGACTGGCCGTCGTACTTCGCGGTCGGCCGGAAGTTCAAGCAACGGGTGCCGGGATCGGCGTGGTACGACTCCGCCGTCCTGACCTGGGAGGCGATGCGGAACCAGCTGATCCAGGCGTACTACTCGAACGAGGACCGCTTCCTCGGCGACGAGAACCCGCTGCTGAAACGCACCTGGGACCAGGTCGTTGCGGGCAGCAAGGACGGGCTGTCGGCGGGGTTGCCGGCCTGGAGCGACGCCTGGAACTCTGCGTTCCGCACCGACAAGTTCGCGACGATGGCCTGCCCGGGCTGGCTGCTCGGCGTGATCCAGGACAACGCGGGCAGCTTCGGCAAGGGCAAGTGGGACGTCGCGGACGTGTTCCCGGGCGGCGGTGGCAACTGGGGCGGGTCGTACCTGACCGTCCCGGTCCAGTCGCAGCATCCCGAGGAGGCCGCCAAGCTCGCCGCCTGGCTGACCGCTCCGGAGCAGCAGGTGAAGGTGTTCAAGACAATCGGCTCGTTCCCGTCGACGCTCGACGCGTACAACGACCCGCAGGTGAAGTCGCAGGTGAACGCGTACTTCAACAACGCACCGGTCGGGCAGATCTTCGTCGACCGCGCGCGCAGCGTGATCCTCAAGCAGCACAAGGGCCCGCGGGACGGCGAGATCAACCAGATCTTCACGGCCGCACTGGCCCGCGTCGACGCGGGCAAGCAGGCACCGGACGCCGCCTGGCGGCAGGCGCTCGCGGAGGCGGACAAGGCGGCGACCGTCCGGGTCGGCAGCTGAGAAGGCCTCTGAGAACGCCTCTGAGAACCCTGCGCCCTCTGAAGATTTCTGCCGACACACCCCGCTTCGGTGGCCAACGACCGACGCGTGATCGACCGGCGAGGTACTACGGTGTGAACGCAGGCCGATCACGGACCGAGGAGGGCCATGAACGAGTCCGGTTCTCCGACGCTGGAGCAGGTCGCGGCGCTCGCCGGGGTGTCCCGGGCGACCGTGTCGCGGGTCGTGAACGGGTCACCGAAGGTGCTGCCGGACACGGTGGCCGCGGTCGAGCAGGCGATCCTCCAGCTCGGCTACGTCCCGAACCGGGCGGCCCGCGCGCTGGTGACCCGGCGTACGGACTCGATCGCGATCGTCGTGCCGGAGCCGGACAGCCGGGTGTTCTCCGACCCGTTCTTCGCCGGCATGCTGAGCGGGGTCAGCCGGACACTGGCGCCGACGCCGTCCCAGCTGGTGCTGCTGATCGAGCCCGCGGAGGCCGATGACCAGCGCCTGCTGCGCTACCTGCGCGGCGGGCACGTGGACGGCGCGATCATCATCAGTCACCACGGCCGCGACAACGTGCTGCAGGAGCTGGCGCTGTTGCCGCTGCCGATCGTGTTCAGCGCGCGGCCGCTCGGTGTCGACGTACCGGTCGCGAGTGTGGACGTGGACAACGTGGCCGGCGCGCGCACCGGCGTCCAGCATCTGCTGGCGATCGGGCGCCGGAAGGTGGCGACGATCGCCGGGCCGCTCGACATGACCGCGGGAATCGACCGGTTGACCGGCTACCAGGAAGTGATGAAGGAGGCCGGGCTGCCCGCGATGATCGGGTACGGCGACTTCACCGCGGACGGCGGCGAGCACGCGACGCAGCGGCTGCTGGACGAGCACCCTGACCTGGACGGACTGTTCGTGGCCTCCGACCTGATGGCGACGGCCGCGCTCCGGGTCCTCTCGCAGCGCGGCCGGCGGGTCCCCGCCGATGTCGCCGTGGTCGGCTTCGACGACTCGGTGCTGGCCACGACGACCACTCCCAAACTCACCACGGTCCGGCAGCCGGTGGAGCAGCTGGGCGCCCGGCTGGCCGAGATCCTGCTCGCGAAGATCGCCGGCGCCGACCACCACGATGCCGAGATCTACAGCACCGAACTGATCGTTCGCGACTCCGCCTGACACTGGGAACCGCCCAGGGCGGGGCTTTCTTTCGCCCTGCGCGCAGCAAGTGGACCTGACCACTTGTTGACACTTTCGCTGGACATGAGCGCAACACCTGCCTATTCTCTCTCATCATTGGTCCGTACCAGTTGGACACGGTGGAGAGATGATGATGTCAGAGCGGGCCGAGCAGCCGAAGTACGAGCAGGTTGCCGACGAGATCGCGCGGCGGGCGGGGGAGCTGCAGGCGCACGACCACCTGCCGTCGGAACGTGACCTGATGCAGCAGCTCGACGTCAGCCGGATGACCGTCCGGCGCGCGATCGAGCAGCTGGTACGGCGCGGGCTGGTCTACCAGGTGCACGGGTCCGGGACGTTCGTCGCCGACCCGGACGTGGTCACGAAGACGCTCCGGCTGACCAGTTTCACCGAGGACATGCAGCAGCGCGGCCTGACACCGTCCACGACGGTTCTCGGTACGGCGGTGCAGCCGGCCACCGAGGACGTCGCCCGGCGCCTCCGGATCGAGCCAGGCGCCGACGTACTCGTGCTGAGCCGGCTGCGGTCGGCCGACGGTACGCCGATGGCGCTGGAGTCGGTGCACCTGCCGGCGATGGGGACGGACTGGTCGACATTCGACCCGACCGCCTCGCTGTACGCGCAGATGAGCGCGGCCGGGATCACCGTGGAGCGGGCCGCGCAGTCCATCCACGCCGTCAACCTCGACCGCGACCAGGCGTACCACCTCGACCAGGCGGTCGGCGCGGCTGCGTTGCAGGTCACCCGGGTCAGCTACACCGAGGCCGGTGTACCGGTGGAGATCGCGGAGACGATCTACCGCGGCGACCGGTACGGCTACGACGTGGTGATCAACCGGGCGGCGCAGTGACTTCTGGGATCCTGGTCGCTGACATCGGCGGTACGAAGATCGCGGCCGCGCGGGTCGACTCAGCTGGCGTACTGGCGAGCGAGATCCGGCAGGTGCCTACGCCTGCTGGTGTCGTAGACGCGGTCGTCAAACTGCTCGCAGAGCTGCGGGAGACCGGGGACGTGGCAGTCGCGATCGCGGCCGCGGGTGTCGTCGACGTCGCCGGCGGGAAGGTCCTCACCTCGACCAGCAGCATCAGCGGCTGGGGCGGCACGCCGCTCGCGGACCTCGTCTCCGAGCGGCTCGGCCTGCCGGTGTGGGTGATCGG harbors:
- a CDS encoding LacI family DNA-binding transcriptional regulator, translated to MAAEPPRTRARRRDPEAARTIRDVADRAGVSTATVSRVVNGNYPVAAGTRTAVQRAMRELGYVANAHARALAGSTTRVVGIVVSEIVDPFFAYIARGVQSEALSSGRLCLVCSTQGGDSAELRFVDLLLEQRADAVILVGGAVEDQEYFATIGQRAQQLAKNGSSLVLCGRPGLESGVPAYAVDYDNSGGAAAITDHLLSAGHTRILYLGGPTTLSTTTARVRGFRQAYAARKLDHDPALVRTGAFGRQWGHDQTLRALDEGLDFTAVFAANDIVAAGVYAALRERGLSIPGDVSVVGYDDVPVAVELQPALTTVRVPLEELGRAAVRAGIAGQQPSADPFAHQQQVTTLGTVVVVRDSVGPPRSR
- a CDS encoding LacI family DNA-binding transcriptional regulator: MNESGSPTLEQVAALAGVSRATVSRVVNGSPKVLPDTVAAVEQAILQLGYVPNRAARALVTRRTDSIAIVVPEPDSRVFSDPFFAGMLSGVSRTLAPTPSQLVLLIEPAEADDQRLLRYLRGGHVDGAIIISHHGRDNVLQELALLPLPIVFSARPLGVDVPVASVDVDNVAGARTGVQHLLAIGRRKVATIAGPLDMTAGIDRLTGYQEVMKEAGLPAMIGYGDFTADGGEHATQRLLDEHPDLDGLFVASDLMATAALRVLSQRGRRVPADVAVVGFDDSVLATTTTPKLTTVRQPVEQLGARLAEILLAKIAGADHHDAEIYSTELIVRDSA
- a CDS encoding GntR family transcriptional regulator — translated: MMMSERAEQPKYEQVADEIARRAGELQAHDHLPSERDLMQQLDVSRMTVRRAIEQLVRRGLVYQVHGSGTFVADPDVVTKTLRLTSFTEDMQQRGLTPSTTVLGTAVQPATEDVARRLRIEPGADVLVLSRLRSADGTPMALESVHLPAMGTDWSTFDPTASLYAQMSAAGITVERAAQSIHAVNLDRDQAYHLDQAVGAAALQVTRVSYTEAGVPVEIAETIYRGDRYGYDVVINRAAQ
- a CDS encoding ABC transporter substrate-binding protein, whose product is MGPSARYRPVAGLLAVTVMLLVTACAGSSGAPQAADAPKIELTVATFNEFGYADLYAEYEAQHPNITIVEQHAKTVDDHVKNLDANLARGTGLADIEAMEVSWIYKYLAKADKFADLRKYGADDLKDRWLGWKLDGATTTDGKVIGYGTDIGPEAICYRRDLFAKAGLPTDRAQVAKLFEDWPSYFAVGRKFKQRVPGSAWYDSAVLTWEAMRNQLIQAYYSNEDRFLGDENPLLKRTWDQVVAGSKDGLSAGLPAWSDAWNSAFRTDKFATMACPGWLLGVIQDNAGSFGKGKWDVADVFPGGGGNWGGSYLTVPVQSQHPEEAAKLAAWLTAPEQQVKVFKTIGSFPSTLDAYNDPQVKSQVNAYFNNAPVGQIFVDRARSVILKQHKGPRDGEINQIFTAALARVDAGKQAPDAAWRQALAEADKAATVRVGS
- a CDS encoding DUF2264 domain-containing protein, whose product is MYTYCRAVAQRGPCLPAPDRVLSSRTGYTRETWLAVADHLLDSLVPWFSGSGAQVRLPGRGSWSGADCDGLEGFARSFLLAAFRIAAGAGDERLVERYARGLVAGAAGEWPRLTPCSQQMVEAAAIAVGLHESRAWLWDRLDGREQQVVVDWLGGFVGSRTWDNNWRLFQVVGEQFLASVGAPYSQDDIDAGLERIEDWYVGDGWYSDGPGQNFDHYIGWAMHLYPGLWTRMAGPSADGRLAVYRERLHRFIEDAVQLTGSDGAPVHFGRSLCYRMATAAPYWMGVLLDATPLTPGQTRRLCSGTLRHFVDHGVPDERGLLTLGWHHHFLPATQPYSGPASPYWASKGFLGLLLPPDHEVWTAPESALPLDERDQVRAMPAPGFLIQATKHDGIVRLLNHGSDHGGEGDPHYNRLAYSTRTAPELGEEIVDNQIVLGTHGPRRRIRRRTVEGSSAASWWEAGEARVEVVSVVHGRIEVRCALVDGPAGVVRHGGYAVAGADRPEAEAVVGAEAEAVVGAEAEAEAGGGAAAGAEAGAEAGPEAEAGPEAEAEPEAGPEAEAGAEARAADGALRGAGVGRPWAQVTRVDRLSSVVVGLSGYERAGVRRGLDSNAFGPHSATPYLEAEYDGKGPRVLVAAVVLSGDTVWARQLGESIGVTVRGSRVIVRFADGRRAAVQLGEEVDDGGGATADAGAPA